From Gemmatimonadaceae bacterium, a single genomic window includes:
- a CDS encoding BrxA/BrxB family bacilliredoxin: MSLPIRTAPAMYPEQLVAPMRAELTGIGFKELRTPEAVDAELKNATGTTLVVVNSVCGCSARNARPAAAAAIRHAVKPDRLTTVFAGQDADATARARSYFTGYPPSSPQIGLLKDGKVVFMLERWQIEGRPATEIAQDLEHAFDEYCG; this comes from the coding sequence ATGAGTCTTCCCATCCGTACCGCCCCGGCGATGTACCCCGAACAGCTGGTGGCGCCCATGCGCGCCGAGCTCACCGGGATCGGATTCAAGGAGCTGCGCACGCCCGAGGCGGTGGACGCCGAGCTCAAGAACGCCACCGGCACCACGCTCGTCGTGGTGAACTCGGTGTGCGGCTGTTCGGCCCGCAATGCCCGCCCGGCGGCCGCGGCGGCCATCCGGCACGCCGTCAAGCCCGACCGCCTCACCACGGTGTTCGCGGGGCAGGACGCCGACGCCACGGCCCGCGCACGCAGCTATTTCACCGGGTATCCGCCGTCATCGCCGCAGATCGGCTTGCTCAAGGACGGCAAGGTGGTGTTCATGCTCGAGCGGTGGCAGATCGAAGGCCGCCCGGCCACGGAGATCGCGCAGGATCTGGAGCACGCCTTCGACGAGTACTGCGGTTGA
- a CDS encoding co-chaperone GroES family protein, producing MIRKNKELLVVGDRVLVKVEEGEERTNVGLYLPPTAVDNQAVQGGTIVATGPGLPLPSPDASSEEPWRAPARETRFIPMQARDGDYALFFRKAAVEITFEGERYLVVPQQAILALVRDDF from the coding sequence ATGATCCGCAAGAACAAGGAGCTGCTCGTCGTCGGGGACCGGGTCCTCGTGAAGGTCGAGGAGGGCGAGGAGCGCACCAACGTCGGGCTGTACCTGCCGCCCACGGCGGTGGACAACCAGGCGGTGCAGGGGGGCACGATCGTGGCCACGGGGCCCGGTCTGCCGTTGCCGAGCCCCGATGCCTCCAGCGAAGAACCGTGGCGCGCTCCGGCGCGCGAAACACGGTTCATCCCCATGCAGGCCCGGGACGGGGACTACGCCCTGTTCTTCCGGAAGGCGGCCGTGGAGATCACGTTCGAAGGCGAGCGCTATCTCGTGGTGCCGCAACAGGCCATTCTCGCGCTCGTGCGAGACGATTTCTGA